The Theileria orientalis strain Shintoku DNA, chromosome 2, complete genome genome has a window encoding:
- a CDS encoding uncharacterized protein (protein of unknown function DUF529 repeat containing protein), translating into MILYVYIFILLIKYSPLTTFVHANPPNVLNIAGNVDDSISMHFHEKLPGFSVTTYLASRIDNITKIIDGAYAIWEATIPGTRLSLFKMYRRQGINKLAYIYSVGNTFFYTRYYEKVPNGYRKITQALFQYKLEKLIRERCIDLSEEIDTDIFMVQSHDLYGLMAYVIIPYDKYDVISVSYGFDILWEQKFGSGKCTSIIFHGQQDDLRLVHLNIKQTHTQGEIFLANCNGDFIPVTKEYFYHVLNNMDSEEKQKLKRTKTANDYQTLNISDYSKDACYSVLKERYKGLVLSTFVALRCQNIKKLMDSAYTIWDGTRSGKHLYVFKVYSLNNKYQIGYLYLHSDITSRTRYYQKRGYNWFEISLAEFGLLLGRLEVERPIDLNDSFDTSVFLTQKHNFFGLPATVVIPRERFVITNITDDDELIWRRPSTSHKCTSVIIHGHRNNPRMLHLHIKDENSHKELFFFKHDGWSSTKKPYFYFRLSELDIEEMKRSRQEDLEKEELRMLEMAATTN; encoded by the exons ATGATTCTTTACGTTTATATCtttatattgttaataaaatatagtcCGTTGACCACCTTTGTTCACGCCAACCCACcaaatgttttaaacataGCAGGAAATGTAGATGATTCAATATCAATGCACTTTCACGAAAAACTACCGGGATTTTCAGTTACTACATATCTGGCAAGCAGAATCGACAACATTACCAAAATAATCGATGGAGCTTATGCTATATGGGAGGCCACAATTCCTGGGACAAGACTATcactttttaaaatgtataggCGCCAAGGTATCAATAAACTAGCCTATATATACTCAGTTGGCAACACCTTTTTTTATACAAGATATTATGAAAAGGTTCCAAATGGATACAGGAAAATTACTCAAGCTTTATTCCAATATAAGTTGGAGAAACTGATCAGAGAACGTTGTATAGACTTGAGTGAGGAAATCGATACAGACATTTTTATGGTTCAAAGTCATGATCTTTACGGCTTGATGGCTTATGTAATTATCCCCTATGACAAATATGACGTAATATCTGTATCTTATGGTTTCGATATACTTTGGGAGCAAAAGTTTGGAAGTGGTAAATGTACTTCTATTATATTTCACGGGCAACAGGATGATTTAAGGTTAGTTCATTTGAATATAAAGCAAACACATACACAAGGAGAAATTTTCCTAGCTAATTGTAACGGCGATTTCATACCGGTTACCAaagaatatttttatcatgtTTTGAATAACATGGATTCGGAGGAAAAGCAAAAACTAAAAAGAACCAAAACT GCTAACGACTACCAGACTCTTAATATTTCAGACTATTCAAAGGATGCTTGCTACTCAGTATTGAAAGAACGATACAAGGGGTTAGTGTTATCGACCTTTGTAGCACTTAGATGCCAGAACATTAAAAAACTTATGGATTCAGCATACACTATTTGGGACGGAACGAGATCAGGAAAGCACCTATATGTGTTCAAGGtttatagtttaaataataaataccAAATTGGGtacttatatttacacagtGACATTACGAGCAGAACACGATACTATCAAAAACGTGGATATAATTGGTTCGAAATAAGCTTAGCCGAGTTTGGTTTATTGCTAGGACGACTGGAAGTTGAAAGACCCATAGATCTAAATGACAGTTTCGACACTTCTGTGTTCTTGACGCAGAAACACAATTTTTTTGGGCTTCCAGCAACTGTGGTCATTCCGCGTGAAAGATTCGTTATAACCAATATTACGGACGACGATGAACTTATTTGGAGAAGACCAAGCACCTCACATAAATGCACATCTGTTATAATTCATGGGCACAGAAACAATCCAAGAATGCTTCATTTGCACATCAAGGATGAGAATTCTCACAAAGAACTCTTTTTCTTCAAACATGACGGTTGGAGTTCGACCAAAAAACCTTATTTCTACTTTAGACTATCCGAACTTGATATTGAAGAAATGAAAAGGAGTCGACAGGAGGATTTagagaaggaagaattGAGGATGCTCGAGATGGCCGCAACTACTAActaa
- a CDS encoding maternal g10 transcript, which translates to MPRVRTLNTKPPPEGWDLISETLESLEDKMKQAQLESGDGKRRTEVLWPIFRIHHQRSRYIYEMFYQKKLISRKFPFYSPTYSPGYADANLISKWRKQGYEFLCCLRCVQTSGQNFGTSCICRVPKRDLEPGKVIECVLCGCRGCASCDF; encoded by the exons ATGCCCAGAGTTAGGACTTTAAATACCAAGCCTCCTCCGGAAGGCTGGGATTTAATCTCGGAAACCTTGGAATCTCTCGAGGATAAGATGAAGCAGGCTCAGTTGGAATCCGGCGATGGAAAGAGGCGCACTGAGGTCCTCTGGCCCATTTTCAGGATTCACCACCAGAGATCCCGCTATATTTACGAGATGTTTTATCAAAAGAAGCTAATCTCCCGTAAGTTTCCCTTTTATTCTCCTACTTATTCCCCA GGCTACGCCGATGCCAACTTAATTTCAAAGTGGCGCAAGCAGGGCTACGAATTCCTTTGCTGCCTTCGCTGTGTTCAGACTTCCGGCCAGAATTTTGGCACCAGCTGCATCTGTCGCGTTCCTAAGCGTGACCTTGAGCCTGGCAAGGTCATTGAATGTGTTTTGTGCGGTTGTCGTGGCTGTGCCAGCTGCGACTTTTAA